Part of the Pseudomonas sp. Leaf58 genome is shown below.
GCGGGCACCCGTTCCAGCAGCGGGTAGCGGCCGGCCACGCTGCGCAGTTCGGCAAACTGCCCGGTCAGGTCCTTTTTCAGGTGCGTGGCATACAGGTTGAGGCCGCTGGTTTCGATCCAGGTCAGCAGCAGTGACAGCAGGTGCTGTTGGTCGCGCCGCTCGCTACCATCGCCGCCGGTATTGGCGGTGCCGCTGCGAAAGTCTCCGATCAGGCGCAACGGGGTGTCGGGCGGCAGCCAGGCGGCGGGTGGCGTGGGGGCGTTTTCGCGCTCGGTCGGTTCCCGTTCGTCCTTGGTGAACGGGCAGTTGGGCGCGTGCTCGGCGGTACCCGGGTTGTTCTTGAGGAACAGCGTGCCGGTGCTGCCGTTGAGGGTGACATTGAGCACCGGCAAGGCATCGTTGCGGCAGTCGCAGGCCAACCACTGGTTGGCGTTGCGCACTTTCATCAGTAACTGGTTGGCCTGTAGCAGGCGCGGGCCAGCGAGGCTGCCGGTGGCAAAGCCGACCAGCAGCGCTTCTTCTGCGGGGGTCAGGCTACGGACCTGTGCGGCGGTTTTGTCGATGATTCGCATGAAGCAGCTCCCAGCTACGAGCCCCAAGCTTCAAGCAAAGTCGCGCCGCTTTCAACTTTGCCGCTCAGTTACCAGCGAACATCTTGGCCGCGCGGGCGCGAATCTCGTCGGGGGTCAGCTCTTCCTTGTGGGTGGACACGAACCAGATGTTGCCGAACGGGTCTTTCAGGGTGCCGCTGCGGTCACCGTAGAACTGGTCTGTCAGTGGGTGCAGCGGGGTAGCGCCACTGGCAATGGCTTGGGCGTAGACCTTGTCGCAGTCCTCGACATACAGGTGCAGGCCCACGCCCGCGCCGGTGAGTTTCTGGCTGGCGGTCAGGCCGCCCTCCATGTCGCAGGGGTCACCGAGCATCAGCGACGAGTCACCAATCTTCAGTTCGGCATGGCCGACGCGACCGCCTGGGGCATCGAGGCGGAACATCTCGACCGCACCAAAGGCCTTCTTATAGAACTCGATGGCCTTGGCCGCGTCGTTGATGGCCAAGTAGGGGGTGATGCTGCGCTGGCCTTCGGGAATGGGTTTGACTGCCATGTTCGACTCTCCTGTTGAAGAGGGCGCCGGGGGGCGCCCTTTTGTTTAGAGTCGTTTGCACAGATGGAAAATCGACAATTGTTCTAGATCGATTCTCTATAAGCGCGCAGTCAGAAGATGTAGTCGGTGGTCAGGAAGCTGGACTGCCGGTTGCGAAT
Proteins encoded:
- a CDS encoding VOC family protein, which gives rise to MAVKPIPEGQRSITPYLAINDAAKAIEFYKKAFGAVEMFRLDAPGGRVGHAELKIGDSSLMLGDPCDMEGGLTASQKLTGAGVGLHLYVEDCDKVYAQAIASGATPLHPLTDQFYGDRSGTLKDPFGNIWFVSTHKEELTPDEIRARAAKMFAGN